In Prescottella soli, a genomic segment contains:
- a CDS encoding long-chain-fatty-acid--CoA ligase, whose translation MTAIVKGHPSTNDDSYQLNTTTLIRHSARNYPEREIVYRTGDGGWDRYTYADAYARIKRIANALADLGVKPGDVVGILDWNSKRHFELYWAIPGTGAVMLQMNLRLAPEDVGYVATHGGASVVLVDESLLSVAESVAPFAPEVTWVVMSDKPLSEITTTLPNVRHFEDLVAKASPEIDWPMIDESSAYSACYTTGTTGRPKGVYYSHRAIYLHTLTQASSYAMSAADAVMLITPMFHSQSWGLPQSAVFVAAKIVLPGRYSAGDTDMLADVMIAENVTVANGAPAIFQPMLDYIETLDVKPDFSRTRLLSGATEPALSLMRGFHYSTGADFIHAYGATETAPMAFVNYGRKVTLQGKVTEDEWWNIKRYQGLPAGGVDVRIVDPEGNDLPHDGTSKGEVLLRGPWITARYHKLDDDADRFLDGYWRSGDIGTIDENGYLKLADRLKDVIKSGGEWISSIDMENAIIAHPRVAEAAVIGVEHPKWQERPVVIMVTTDGEEVALAEIHALLEGAFAKWQLPDTVLYVDKLPRTSVGKLDKKVMRVEHGDVYRAAQ comes from the coding sequence ATGACCGCGATTGTCAAGGGACACCCGTCGACGAATGACGACTCGTACCAGCTCAACACGACCACGCTGATTCGTCACTCGGCTCGCAACTACCCGGAGCGTGAGATCGTCTATCGCACCGGCGACGGGGGATGGGACCGTTACACCTACGCCGACGCGTACGCGCGCATCAAGCGCATCGCCAACGCCCTGGCCGACCTGGGCGTGAAACCCGGCGACGTGGTGGGGATCCTGGACTGGAACAGCAAGCGGCATTTCGAGCTCTACTGGGCAATCCCGGGCACCGGGGCGGTGATGCTGCAGATGAATCTGCGCCTGGCGCCCGAGGACGTGGGTTACGTCGCCACGCACGGCGGTGCGTCTGTCGTCCTGGTCGACGAAAGCCTGCTGAGCGTCGCCGAATCGGTGGCACCGTTTGCACCGGAGGTCACCTGGGTGGTGATGTCCGACAAGCCTCTCTCGGAGATCACCACGACGTTGCCGAATGTCCGCCATTTCGAGGACCTGGTGGCGAAGGCGTCCCCGGAGATCGACTGGCCGATGATCGACGAGAGCTCCGCCTACAGCGCGTGCTACACGACCGGCACCACCGGCCGGCCGAAGGGCGTGTACTACTCGCATCGAGCGATCTACCTGCACACCCTGACGCAGGCCTCGTCCTATGCGATGAGCGCCGCCGACGCGGTCATGCTGATCACGCCGATGTTCCACAGCCAGTCCTGGGGTCTGCCGCAGTCGGCCGTCTTCGTCGCGGCCAAGATCGTTCTGCCCGGGCGCTATTCGGCAGGCGACACCGACATGCTGGCGGACGTGATGATCGCCGAGAACGTGACGGTCGCGAACGGCGCCCCCGCGATCTTCCAGCCGATGCTCGACTACATCGAGACGCTCGACGTCAAACCGGACTTCAGCCGTACCCGGCTGTTGTCCGGCGCCACCGAGCCCGCGCTCTCGCTCATGCGTGGGTTCCACTACTCGACCGGTGCCGACTTCATCCATGCGTACGGGGCCACCGAGACCGCGCCGATGGCGTTCGTCAACTACGGCCGCAAGGTGACCTTGCAGGGCAAGGTGACGGAGGACGAGTGGTGGAACATCAAGCGTTACCAGGGTCTTCCCGCGGGCGGTGTCGATGTGCGGATCGTGGATCCGGAGGGCAACGACCTGCCGCACGACGGCACCAGTAAGGGTGAGGTCCTGCTGCGGGGACCCTGGATCACCGCGCGGTACCACAAGCTCGATGACGACGCCGACAGGTTCCTCGACGGCTACTGGCGAAGCGGCGACATCGGGACCATCGATGAGAACGGCTACCTCAAGCTCGCGGACCGGCTCAAGGATGTCATCAAGAGTGGTGGCGAATGGATTTCGTCGATCGACATGGAAAACGCGATCATTGCCCATCCTCGGGTGGCGGAGGCGGCCGTGATCGGTGTCGAGCATCCGAAATGGCAGGAACGTCCGGTCGTGATCATGGTGACCACGGACGGGGAGGAAGTTGCGCTCGCCGAGATCCACGCGCTGCTCGAAGGTGCCTTCGCCAAGTGGCAGCTCCCTGACACGGTCCTGTATGTCGACAAGCTTCCGCGCACGAGCGTTGGAAAGCTCGACAAGAAGGTTATGCGCGTTGAGCACGGTGATGTCTATCGAGCCGCGCAGTGA
- a CDS encoding aspartate/glutamate racemase family protein has protein sequence MADRLPRRTWGCTPSPRLNLPDYLWRRCFRPSRPDPTLGAPPNFSSRKNWFLIASDEVTALTLAIEENQLTKRIAYLELKGGAQREGTRVPEHLITPGFAVDVVDTEIRITPADATDLLLSDMAYAEAAIRAGRDGYAGVLIGGVPDYGLAAARAAVDIPVVGSGQASLLAAAALGGRFSIVTIWPETMRFVYERLIRENPVGQQCISVRYVSTPDEQSTLADEDNFLTQMRSGREHMIERILAEIELAVQDGAESVILGCNCMSPVADVLASRASVPIVDPTTAGYRQLESMVALGLQPARDPRVPKSDRHHVLVEMMKAADLAFGEDQEDCPVCVLNDDGTASCELPASAAAETQE, from the coding sequence ATGGCCGACCGCCTTCCGCGTCGTACATGGGGGTGCACGCCTTCGCCGCGGCTGAATCTTCCGGACTACCTATGGCGTAGATGTTTTCGGCCATCGCGCCCGGATCCCACCCTAGGCGCACCTCCGAATTTCTCTTCTCGAAAGAACTGGTTTCTGATAGCCTCCGACGAAGTGACGGCGCTCACTCTCGCAATCGAGGAGAATCAATTGACCAAGCGGATCGCATATTTGGAACTGAAGGGCGGCGCGCAGCGGGAGGGGACTCGGGTTCCCGAGCACCTGATCACGCCCGGCTTCGCCGTCGACGTGGTGGATACCGAGATTCGAATCACCCCCGCCGATGCGACCGACCTGCTTCTCTCCGATATGGCCTACGCGGAAGCGGCCATTCGAGCCGGCCGCGACGGATATGCCGGGGTCCTGATCGGTGGGGTCCCGGACTACGGTCTCGCGGCCGCGCGTGCCGCCGTCGACATTCCGGTCGTCGGTAGCGGGCAGGCGAGCCTGCTGGCGGCGGCGGCGCTCGGAGGCCGGTTCAGCATCGTCACGATCTGGCCGGAGACAATGCGTTTCGTCTACGAGCGGCTCATCCGTGAGAACCCTGTTGGACAGCAATGTATTTCGGTGCGCTACGTCTCGACTCCGGACGAGCAGAGCACACTGGCAGACGAGGACAACTTCCTCACTCAGATGAGGTCCGGGCGCGAACACATGATCGAGCGCATCCTCGCCGAGATCGAGCTTGCGGTGCAGGACGGCGCCGAGTCGGTCATTCTCGGCTGCAACTGCATGAGTCCTGTCGCCGATGTGCTCGCGTCGCGCGCGAGCGTCCCGATCGTGGACCCGACCACCGCCGGATACCGGCAGCTCGAGTCGATGGTCGCGCTCGGCTTGCAGCCTGCGCGTGATCCTCGCGTGCCCAAGTCGGATCGCCATCACGTCCTGGTGGAGATGATGAAGGCTGCTGACCTCGCGTTCGGCGAGGATCAGGAAGATTGCCCCGTCTGTGTGCTGAATGACGACGGCACCGCTTCGTGCGAACTGCCGGCGAGTGCGGCCGCCGAAACGCAGGAGTGA
- a CDS encoding nuclear transport factor 2 family protein, producing MHAEYTLESIAARAEIADVIHRYCHATDRRRWWLMDSVFHEDATCRLSSALGGHWREFVAQGSALLEPIGPTHHQVGNIQIAFDGDVAHVETYVTAFHQVPRDAPPGGSFGGTGEAYEVMLGARYIDRFERRDGLWRIADRRLLTEWRNHRPVREGALSNAPSQSRGQGDTDISAPVIEAWRTGEPGRVDPARLVDRAEIADVVTRFCHAVDRNRWDLMPSVFHEDGRTVFIDTEKTWQEMVAGARVSMGALVRTQHQIGNMLFSFAGDTAVVETYVTAYHRVPPTAPADAFWDGREQDYEGIAGGRYLDRFERRDGRWLMVEHRTFVEWRHDFEVSEGALAQAPVASRGQRGDADASLPVVAHLLTEPASS from the coding sequence ATGCACGCTGAGTACACACTCGAATCGATAGCGGCCCGAGCCGAGATCGCCGATGTGATCCACAGGTACTGCCACGCAACCGACCGTCGACGCTGGTGGCTCATGGACTCGGTGTTCCACGAGGATGCGACCTGCCGGCTGTCGTCGGCGCTCGGCGGTCACTGGCGCGAGTTCGTGGCCCAGGGATCGGCCCTGCTCGAGCCGATCGGGCCGACACACCACCAGGTCGGCAACATCCAGATCGCCTTCGACGGCGACGTCGCACACGTCGAAACCTATGTGACCGCCTTCCATCAGGTCCCGCGGGACGCACCTCCGGGCGGGTCGTTCGGCGGCACCGGGGAGGCGTACGAGGTCATGCTCGGCGCGCGGTACATCGACCGCTTCGAGCGCCGCGACGGGCTCTGGCGGATCGCCGACCGGCGTCTGCTGACGGAGTGGCGCAACCATCGACCGGTACGCGAGGGTGCCTTGTCCAACGCGCCGTCGCAGTCGCGCGGGCAGGGCGACACCGACATCTCGGCGCCGGTCATCGAGGCCTGGCGCACCGGCGAACCCGGCCGGGTGGACCCGGCACGGCTGGTCGACAGGGCAGAGATCGCCGACGTGGTTACCCGGTTCTGCCACGCGGTCGACCGGAACAGATGGGACCTCATGCCCAGCGTGTTCCACGAGGATGGGCGAACCGTCTTCATCGACACCGAGAAGACCTGGCAGGAGATGGTGGCCGGTGCGCGCGTCTCGATGGGCGCGCTGGTGCGGACCCAGCACCAGATCGGCAACATGCTCTTCTCCTTCGCCGGCGACACTGCTGTGGTCGAGACCTATGTCACCGCCTACCACCGGGTTCCGCCGACGGCTCCCGCCGACGCCTTCTGGGATGGCCGCGAGCAGGACTACGAGGGCATTGCAGGCGGCCGCTACCTCGACCGATTCGAGCGCCGCGACGGACGCTGGTTGATGGTGGAGCACCGCACGTTCGTCGAGTGGCGGCACGACTTCGAGGTCTCGGAGGGTGCGCTGGCCCAGGCGCCGGTCGCCTCGCGCGGCCAGCGCGGCGACGCGGACGCGTCGCTGCCCGTGGTGGCGCACCTGCTGACCGAACCAGCCTCCTCGTGA
- a CDS encoding TetR/AcrR family transcriptional regulator: MAQTKRTDHQRVGAKGRQTEQTIKDAARKVFARDGYLNARITDIADEAGKSPATLYNYFDNKKEILGALLEDFLEYVLDEGDDAEPLDEYTSESLRSAVATFWRAYTEFIPELVGVTHAATTDPDFVQVWMQIREVGVRKIGARIKILQAEGATDPNLNPYVAASALSSMLEHSCYLWLGTNAQGTGRPASDDQAIDTISYLWSHALGITEPRSDGPRRART; this comes from the coding sequence GTGGCGCAGACGAAACGAACCGACCACCAACGGGTCGGGGCCAAGGGTCGTCAGACAGAACAGACGATCAAGGACGCGGCCCGCAAGGTCTTTGCACGCGACGGCTATCTCAATGCCAGGATCACCGACATCGCCGACGAGGCCGGGAAATCTCCGGCCACGCTGTACAACTACTTCGACAACAAGAAGGAGATCCTCGGCGCATTGCTGGAGGACTTCCTGGAATACGTACTCGACGAGGGGGACGATGCCGAACCCCTCGACGAGTACACGTCGGAATCACTGCGATCGGCTGTGGCGACTTTCTGGCGGGCATACACCGAATTCATTCCCGAGCTGGTCGGGGTCACCCACGCGGCTACTACGGACCCGGATTTCGTGCAGGTGTGGATGCAGATCCGAGAGGTCGGTGTCCGCAAGATCGGAGCCCGGATCAAGATTCTGCAAGCCGAGGGAGCAACCGATCCAAACCTGAACCCGTATGTTGCCGCGTCAGCGCTCTCCTCGATGCTCGAGCACAGCTGCTACCTGTGGCTGGGCACGAACGCGCAGGGTACGGGGCGGCCGGCATCGGACGACCAGGCGATCGACACGATCAGCTACCTGTGGTCGCATGCGCTCGGGATCACCGAACCACGGTCGGACGGACCGCGCCGAGCACGTACGTAG
- a CDS encoding LLM class flavin-dependent oxidoreductase: MELGVMSLGDHLPNPHTGIRTSQGERLRSIVDSSVEAESMGFAMVALGEHHFNDYIISSPQLMLAAIAERTEKIRLATAVTLLATSDPVRVAEDFATLDQLSGGRAELVVGRGINPETYAAFGGLDPKQGHAIMGEKIQLLAQLWNSKEPFSWSGEFRGPLENVQLKPSPLAGAPRLWMGTGTTEESVRRTAAQGLPLMLPSIFARIDTWGPLVEIYRELMAEQGKQPVVGSCSYIHVAPASQTAREQWRPYLTGYVTWARQLLGNKSPVNYEELIEGTAMCGSPEEVVERMNTFKEVIDPDMHLAVFDVGGLPHELLVDNMRLFSAEVMPKL, translated from the coding sequence ATGGAACTGGGCGTCATGAGCCTCGGCGACCACCTGCCCAACCCGCACACAGGGATTCGCACTTCACAAGGCGAGCGACTGCGCTCCATCGTCGACAGCTCGGTGGAAGCCGAGAGCATGGGATTCGCCATGGTCGCGCTGGGAGAGCACCACTTCAACGACTACATCATCTCTTCACCGCAGCTCATGCTCGCCGCGATCGCCGAGCGGACGGAGAAGATCCGACTGGCTACCGCCGTAACCCTGCTGGCAACCTCGGATCCCGTTCGTGTGGCCGAAGATTTCGCGACGCTCGACCAGTTGTCCGGGGGTCGGGCCGAACTCGTCGTCGGACGCGGCATCAACCCTGAAACCTACGCGGCATTCGGCGGTCTGGACCCCAAGCAGGGCCACGCCATCATGGGCGAGAAGATCCAACTGCTGGCTCAGCTCTGGAACTCGAAGGAGCCCTTCAGCTGGTCCGGCGAGTTCCGCGGACCGCTCGAGAACGTGCAGCTCAAGCCCTCGCCGCTCGCGGGTGCGCCCCGCTTGTGGATGGGCACCGGCACTACCGAGGAGTCAGTCCGACGCACAGCCGCGCAGGGGCTACCCCTGATGCTGCCCAGCATCTTTGCCCGCATCGATACATGGGGCCCGCTCGTGGAGATCTACCGCGAGCTCATGGCGGAGCAGGGCAAGCAGCCGGTGGTCGGCTCCTGCAGCTACATTCACGTGGCACCTGCCAGCCAGACCGCACGCGAACAGTGGCGCCCCTACTTGACCGGGTACGTCACGTGGGCACGCCAACTGCTCGGCAACAAGTCCCCCGTGAACTACGAGGAACTGATCGAGGGAACGGCTATGTGCGGCAGCCCCGAAGAGGTTGTCGAGCGCATGAACACGTTCAAGGAGGTCATCGATCCCGACATGCACCTGGCGGTCTTCGACGTGGGCGGTCTCCCGCACGAGCTCCTCGTCGACAACATGCGGCTGTTCTCGGCCGAAGTGATGCCCAAGCTGTGA
- a CDS encoding SMP-30/gluconolactonase/LRE family protein: MSFNVVTTGLKFPEGPVALPNGDVLVVEIHRGTLTRVTADGTTTVVAELGGGPNGTAIGPDGRAYIANCGGMNATEAYGYVFAGGTPEDYTGGSIQAVDLETGEVETLYTECDGVELRGPNDIVFDTHGGFYFTDHGKSNGLTSDQGRVYYGAGDGSSIRLVASEMNGPNGIGLSPDGTRLYVSETYTARVWWWEVTGPGEIAGGRTLAGSGGGNFLYASPDFRYFDSLGVEANGNVCVASLATPGICVISPDGELVEFVSIDTDGDPGITNICWGGQDMRTAYITASSTGKLLRFDWPRAGLVLNNQAALV; encoded by the coding sequence ATGTCTTTCAACGTAGTCACCACGGGACTGAAGTTTCCCGAGGGGCCCGTAGCACTACCGAACGGCGACGTGCTGGTCGTCGAGATTCACCGCGGCACGCTCACACGGGTGACCGCCGACGGCACCACCACCGTGGTCGCGGAACTCGGCGGGGGCCCCAACGGCACCGCGATCGGTCCCGACGGTCGCGCATACATCGCCAACTGCGGAGGGATGAACGCGACGGAGGCATACGGCTACGTCTTCGCAGGCGGCACCCCCGAGGACTACACCGGCGGCAGCATTCAGGCCGTCGACCTCGAAACCGGCGAGGTCGAGACGCTCTACACCGAATGCGACGGCGTCGAGCTCCGCGGCCCCAACGACATCGTCTTCGACACGCACGGCGGCTTCTACTTCACCGACCACGGCAAGAGCAACGGCCTGACGAGCGATCAGGGCCGCGTCTACTACGGCGCCGGTGATGGCTCGTCCATCCGCCTGGTCGCCTCGGAAATGAATGGCCCCAACGGGATCGGCCTGTCCCCGGACGGCACACGCCTCTACGTCAGTGAAACCTACACGGCGCGCGTGTGGTGGTGGGAGGTCACCGGGCCGGGTGAGATCGCCGGCGGCCGTACTCTCGCCGGCTCCGGCGGTGGCAACTTCCTCTACGCATCTCCCGACTTCCGCTACTTCGACTCACTGGGCGTCGAGGCGAACGGCAACGTCTGCGTCGCATCACTGGCCACGCCCGGCATCTGCGTGATCAGCCCTGACGGCGAGTTGGTCGAATTCGTCAGCATCGACACCGACGGCGATCCCGGCATCACGAACATCTGCTGGGGCGGGCAGGACATGCGAACCGCGTACATCACCGCATCGAGCACCGGCAAACTGCTCCGATTCGACTGGCCCCGAGCCGGTCTGGTTCTCAACAACCAAGCGGCCCTGGTCTGA
- a CDS encoding class I adenylate-forming enzyme family protein — protein MLFSDLLRRNATRFPRRTALAMDDGSDARTYAELYQRALRLANGLSGLAAPGDRVALLSENNLEYVEAYYGVPTAGMVLTLLNFRLHPKEWVWILNDSGARVLMVESKYLEAIVDHRSELTSVEHIIVIGGEATGFTPYENVLRSASTIAPQLSISDDDDAWLLYTSGTTGKPKGARLTHRNLNTALIQSAIEYEPKPDTCFLNAMPLCHIAGYLTPLHQFHGGSVLMMSGWDPERWMQLVQENRVTSGGFAPTMMQMLLAHPKINDYDLTSLEWMGYGASKIPADVLRHTIDRFGPVVYAGMGMTELGGNMLTLDKAAHVRAAHGEEHLLDAVGKPMSLVDVRVVDPLGEDCAIGEVGEIVVRGDQVTKGYLGNPEANAQAFEGGWFHTGDLAHQDEEGFLYIVDRAKDMIISGGENVYSSEVENAIYTHPDVLGAAVIGTPDEKWGELVTAVVVRKPGTQLTADDVVSSCRSQLAAFKQPRKVIFIDEMPQTVSGKIRKNVLREQFTTN, from the coding sequence ATGCTTTTCAGTGACCTTCTCCGGCGCAACGCCACTCGTTTCCCCCGCCGGACCGCGCTCGCAATGGACGATGGATCCGACGCACGGACGTACGCCGAGCTCTACCAACGTGCCCTGCGCCTGGCCAACGGCTTGAGCGGCCTTGCGGCCCCCGGTGACCGAGTAGCACTGCTGTCCGAGAACAACCTCGAGTACGTGGAGGCCTACTACGGCGTCCCGACCGCCGGAATGGTTCTGACCCTGCTCAACTTCCGGCTGCACCCCAAGGAGTGGGTCTGGATCCTGAACGACTCGGGGGCCCGCGTGCTGATGGTGGAGTCGAAGTACCTCGAGGCCATCGTCGACCATCGCTCCGAGCTCACGAGCGTCGAGCACATCATCGTGATCGGTGGGGAGGCCACGGGCTTCACGCCCTACGAGAACGTGCTGCGGTCCGCGTCGACGATCGCCCCGCAGCTGAGTATCAGCGACGACGACGACGCGTGGCTCCTGTACACCAGCGGAACGACGGGCAAGCCCAAGGGGGCTCGGCTGACCCATCGCAACCTCAACACCGCACTGATCCAGTCCGCAATCGAATACGAACCGAAGCCCGATACCTGCTTCCTCAACGCAATGCCCCTGTGCCACATCGCCGGCTACCTGACCCCGCTGCACCAGTTCCACGGCGGCTCGGTGCTGATGATGTCGGGCTGGGATCCCGAGCGGTGGATGCAGTTGGTGCAGGAGAACCGCGTGACCAGCGGTGGCTTCGCTCCGACCATGATGCAGATGCTGCTCGCGCACCCGAAGATCAACGACTACGACCTCACCAGCCTGGAGTGGATGGGCTACGGGGCATCGAAGATCCCTGCAGATGTGTTGCGCCACACCATCGATCGGTTCGGACCGGTCGTCTACGCCGGCATGGGAATGACCGAGCTCGGTGGCAACATGCTCACCCTCGACAAAGCGGCGCACGTTCGAGCGGCACACGGCGAGGAGCACCTGCTCGACGCCGTCGGCAAACCGATGTCGCTGGTCGATGTCCGCGTCGTCGATCCGCTCGGTGAGGACTGCGCGATCGGTGAGGTCGGTGAGATCGTCGTCCGGGGCGACCAGGTGACGAAGGGTTACCTCGGCAATCCCGAGGCGAACGCCCAAGCTTTCGAGGGCGGCTGGTTCCACACCGGGGACCTGGCACATCAGGACGAGGAGGGCTTCCTCTACATCGTCGATCGCGCCAAGGACATGATCATTTCCGGCGGGGAGAACGTGTACTCCAGCGAGGTCGAGAACGCCATCTACACCCACCCCGACGTCCTGGGCGCGGCCGTGATCGGAACGCCTGACGAGAAGTGGGGCGAGCTCGTCACCGCCGTCGTCGTCCGCAAGCCCGGTACCCAGCTGACCGCCGACGACGTTGTCAGCAGCTGCAGGTCGCAACTCGCCGCCTTCAAGCAGCCCCGCAAGGTCATCTTCATCGACGAGATGCCGCAGACCGTGAGCGGCAAGATCCGCAAGAACGTCCTGCGCGAGCAGTTCACAACCAACTGA
- a CDS encoding hydroxymethylglutaryl-CoA lyase, protein MEIVEVSPRDGLQNEAVHVSTADKIALIERAIASGLRRIEATSFVHPAAVPQMADAEAVMAGVPRRADVSYSGLVLNRRGFDRAVAAGVDEVNCVVVASETFSLRNQRMSVADSVQTVRDLVDDARAAGVGVSVTIATAFGCPFEGEVPESAVLALASQVAELGVGEIALADTIGVGVPAQVARLVAGTAAAAPGTRLRCHFHNTRNTGYANAIAAIDAGVTVLDSSIGGIGGCPFAPDATGNIATEDLVYLLDRSGIASGARLPELIEASDWLGGVLGAPVPGQLARAGGFPG, encoded by the coding sequence GTGGAGATCGTCGAGGTGAGCCCCCGTGACGGGCTGCAGAACGAGGCGGTGCACGTCTCGACGGCAGACAAGATCGCACTGATCGAGCGCGCGATCGCGTCAGGGTTGCGTCGTATCGAGGCCACCAGCTTCGTTCACCCTGCTGCGGTTCCGCAGATGGCCGACGCGGAGGCCGTCATGGCGGGGGTGCCGCGCCGCGCAGACGTCTCCTACAGCGGACTCGTCCTCAATCGTCGTGGCTTCGATCGTGCGGTGGCTGCCGGCGTGGACGAGGTCAACTGCGTCGTCGTGGCGTCCGAGACCTTCAGCCTGCGCAACCAGCGCATGTCGGTCGCGGACTCGGTGCAGACCGTGCGAGACCTCGTCGATGACGCGCGCGCCGCCGGCGTCGGGGTGTCGGTCACCATCGCCACCGCATTCGGTTGTCCGTTCGAGGGGGAGGTTCCCGAGTCCGCGGTCCTCGCCCTGGCCAGCCAGGTGGCCGAGCTAGGGGTGGGCGAGATCGCGCTGGCCGACACGATCGGGGTCGGGGTGCCCGCCCAGGTCGCCCGGCTGGTCGCGGGGACCGCGGCGGCCGCACCCGGAACTCGGTTGCGCTGCCACTTCCACAACACCCGCAACACCGGCTATGCGAACGCGATCGCGGCCATCGACGCGGGGGTGACGGTGCTGGACTCCTCGATCGGTGGGATCGGCGGGTGCCCCTTCGCGCCGGACGCCACCGGCAACATCGCGACCGAGGATCTGGTCTATCTCCTCGACCGCAGTGGTATCGCCTCGGGTGCACGGCTGCCCGAGTTGATCGAGGCGTCAGACTGGCTCGGTGGGGTGCTCGGCGCTCCGGTTCCCGGCCAGCTCGCCCGTGCCGGCGGCTTCCCAGGCTGA
- a CDS encoding GntR family transcriptional regulator encodes MATTPQAPGQVAYSQIRQAIVEGRYKPGQRLIEQRIAEEFSLSRTPVREALRRLEAEGLVLSEPNRGAIVRTLSTADVSDLYGLRARLEAYAAELAAERIDPATRELLDAGIDAFALALADTTVDAVDRVRAVDTANSQIHGAIMAGAKHERLSRLLERTTDVPLVFQAFRQYDRAQTERSHLFHQLIRDAIVAGDGHRASALMHEHVLQGRDVLLAHLAATSSGEVDELFGVSAWEAAGTGELAGNRSAEHPTEPV; translated from the coding sequence GTGGCAACCACTCCGCAGGCACCGGGTCAGGTCGCCTACTCCCAGATCCGCCAGGCGATCGTCGAAGGACGCTACAAGCCCGGCCAGCGCCTGATCGAGCAACGGATCGCCGAGGAGTTCTCACTGTCCCGCACCCCCGTGCGAGAGGCCCTCCGACGACTCGAGGCCGAGGGCCTCGTGCTCAGCGAACCGAACCGGGGGGCCATCGTGCGCACCCTGTCGACGGCCGACGTGTCGGATCTGTACGGACTGCGCGCCCGGCTCGAGGCCTACGCCGCCGAACTGGCGGCCGAGCGCATCGACCCCGCCACCCGGGAGCTGCTCGACGCGGGGATCGACGCTTTCGCTCTCGCGCTGGCAGACACGACAGTGGACGCGGTCGATCGTGTTCGGGCCGTCGACACCGCGAACAGCCAGATCCACGGGGCGATCATGGCCGGCGCCAAGCACGAGCGGCTGAGCCGCTTGCTCGAACGCACCACCGACGTCCCGTTGGTCTTCCAAGCATTCCGCCAATACGATCGCGCCCAAACCGAGCGCTCACACCTGTTCCACCAGCTCATCCGCGATGCAATCGTCGCCGGGGACGGTCACCGAGCATCCGCGCTGATGCACGAGCACGTCCTCCAGGGTCGCGACGTGCTCCTCGCCCACCTCGCAGCAACCAGCAGCGGCGAGGTGGACGAACTGTTCGGCGTATCAGCCTGGGAAGCCGCCGGCACGGGCGAGCTGGCCGGGAACCGGAGCGCCGAGCACCCCACCGAGCCAGTCTGA